One Electrophorus electricus isolate fEleEle1 chromosome 10, fEleEle1.pri, whole genome shotgun sequence genomic region harbors:
- the LOC113583778 gene encoding anterior gradient protein 2 homolog: MIKELLSVLMVLVALTCSIVKPNEIPIKNERVEPQTLSRGWGDQLFWAQTYEEALFWARSRNKPLMVIFHLDDCPHSQALKKAFTADREIQKLADKDFVLLNLVYETTDKHLSPDGQYVPRILFVDPSMTVRADIAGRYSNRMYAYEPSDMKLLLSNMQRAKKFLKAEL, translated from the exons ATGATTAAAGAATTATTGTCAGTCCTTATGGTGCTGGTGGCCTTGACTTGCTCCATAGTGAAGCCGAATGAGATACCCATCAAGAACGAAAGGGTAGAACCTCAAACACTCTCCAGAG GATGGGGTGATCAGCTGTTTTGGGCACAGACATACGAGGAAGCACTCTTCTGGGCACGCTCAAG GAACAAGCCTCTCATGGTCATTTTCCATTTGGATGACTGTCCACACAGCCAGG CTCTGAAGAAAGCCTTTACTGCGGATAGAGAGATCCAGAAGTTAGCTGACAAGGACTTTGTTCTCTTAAATCTAGTg TATGAGACCACAGACAAGCACCTGTCACCTGATGGGCAGTATGTTCCCAGAATCCTCTTTGTTG atcCCTCGATGACTGTTCGGGCTGATATTGCTGGACGCTACTCCAACCGCATGTATGCCTATGAACCAAGTGATATGAAACTTT TGCTGAGCAACATGCAGAGAGCTAAGAAGTTTCTGAAAGCAGAGTTGTGA